The Blautia hydrogenotrophica DSM 10507 genome window below encodes:
- a CDS encoding exodeoxyribonuclease III, with protein MKFISWNVNGIRACLKKGFEEYFQEANADIFCIQETKCQEGQVELTLPGYHQYWNSAVRKGYSGTAIFAKREPLSVSYGIGIEEHDQEGRVITLEYEDFYFVTVYTPNSQNELARLSYRMDWERDFLEYLTKLEERKPVVWCGDLNVAHQEIDLKNPKTNRKNAGFTDEERACFTKVLESGFIDTFRYFYPDQEGIYSWWSYRFRAREKNAGWRIDYFLVSSSLREKMVDAKIHTQVLGSDHCPVELDITL; from the coding sequence ATGAAATTTATATCTTGGAATGTGAATGGGATTCGAGCTTGTCTAAAAAAAGGTTTTGAGGAGTATTTTCAGGAGGCCAACGCGGATATCTTCTGTATTCAGGAGACGAAGTGTCAGGAGGGACAGGTGGAGTTGACGCTGCCGGGATACCATCAGTACTGGAATTCGGCGGTGAGAAAAGGCTACTCAGGGACGGCAATATTTGCGAAGAGAGAACCTCTGTCGGTAAGCTACGGAATTGGAATAGAAGAACATGACCAGGAGGGAAGAGTGATTACTCTTGAGTATGAGGACTTTTATTTTGTCACAGTCTATACGCCGAATTCCCAAAATGAGCTGGCCAGATTGTCTTACCGGATGGACTGGGAGAGAGATTTTCTGGAATATCTGACAAAACTAGAAGAGAGAAAACCTGTTGTCTGGTGCGGGGATTTAAATGTAGCTCACCAGGAGATTGATTTGAAAAATCCGAAGACGAACCGGAAAAACGCGGGATTTACCGATGAAGAGAGAGCTTGCTTTACCAAGGTGTTGGAGAGTGGATTTATTGATACTTTTCGGTATTTTTACCCAGATCAGGAAGGAATTTATTCCTGGTGGTCTTACCGTTTTCGGGCGAGAGAAAAAAACGCGGGGTGGAGAATTGACTATTTCCTGGTTTCTTCGTCTCTGCGGGAGAAAATGGTGGATGCAAAGATTCACACACAGGTGCTAGGGTCCGACCACTGCCCGGTGGAGCTGGACATTACACTGTAA
- a CDS encoding Type II secretory pathway, pullulanase PulA and related glycosidase, whose protein sequence is MIDRKERPIKAGVPKTLGAVKQDGGYNFAVEVPQEKRASLLLYRRGEELPEQEIVLSDQFRTGDIAAVFLPGFNARGYEYNYKIDGVVVPDPYARKIVGKEKFAESLSEKNPHQVRCGFWDGSQQIWEGDRSPQIPYEEMILYKVHVRGYTRSPKLKGRYKGTFRGLSEKIPYLKELGINGLEIMPAYEFWEIPVPAALENGKMIRMRQEWGRLNFWGYTAGYYFAPKSSYASSANPILEFQRLVRSLHDAGIELIMEFFFPKEVNPVAVLEVLRFWKWNYHVDGFHLLGEGVWPDMILRDPMLRNTKLIVGGFDNHAVYPDGPPKLRNVAVSHYGFEQTMRRLLKSDEDMLPAALGLIRENPSAHGVIHYMASQDGFTMMDMVSYDYRHNEANGEDNEDGTGYNYSWNCGVEGPTRRKAVRQLRMQQIRNAYLLLLLSQGTPMIYGGDEFGNSQEGNNNAYCQDNPIGWVDWGACRKNSRLLEFVKEAIAFRRRHPILHCAEPLQGSDYRSYGFPDISYHSQRAWYCKMESTSRSVGVLYCGDYAPGETVKFLYVAYNFHWESQEFALPNIPEEIQWYLAADTSDTESCGFLPEGEEKKLKERRVFTVKPRRILILIGK, encoded by the coding sequence GTGATAGACAGAAAAGAACGACCGATAAAAGCCGGAGTGCCAAAGACACTAGGAGCAGTCAAACAGGACGGCGGGTATAATTTCGCGGTGGAAGTACCTCAGGAGAAAAGAGCCTCTTTGCTTTTGTACCGCAGGGGAGAGGAACTGCCGGAGCAGGAGATTGTACTTTCCGACCAGTTTCGGACCGGAGATATTGCTGCGGTGTTTTTGCCAGGGTTTAATGCCAGGGGTTATGAATATAATTATAAGATCGACGGTGTGGTGGTTCCAGACCCATATGCCAGGAAGATTGTGGGAAAAGAAAAATTCGCGGAATCGTTGTCCGAAAAGAACCCCCATCAAGTGCGCTGTGGGTTCTGGGATGGTTCGCAACAGATCTGGGAGGGAGACCGTAGTCCACAGATTCCCTATGAAGAAATGATTTTGTATAAAGTGCATGTGAGGGGATATACACGCAGCCCAAAATTGAAAGGACGGTATAAGGGAACTTTTCGGGGACTGTCGGAAAAGATTCCTTATTTGAAAGAACTGGGAATCAATGGGTTGGAGATCATGCCGGCTTATGAGTTCTGGGAAATCCCTGTACCTGCTGCTTTGGAGAATGGGAAAATGATTCGAATGCGTCAGGAATGGGGGCGGCTGAATTTCTGGGGCTATACAGCAGGGTACTATTTTGCGCCAAAATCCTCCTATGCATCGTCTGCTAATCCAATTTTAGAATTTCAAAGGCTGGTGCGTAGCCTCCACGACGCTGGGATTGAGCTGATTATGGAATTCTTTTTTCCTAAAGAAGTGAATCCTGTTGCAGTGCTGGAGGTTCTGCGTTTTTGGAAGTGGAATTACCATGTGGATGGCTTTCATCTGTTAGGGGAAGGTGTATGGCCAGATATGATTCTTAGAGATCCTATGTTGAGGAACACAAAGCTGATTGTGGGAGGGTTTGACAATCATGCCGTCTATCCAGATGGACCGCCGAAACTGCGCAATGTGGCGGTTTCCCATTATGGTTTTGAACAGACCATGCGGCGACTGCTGAAAAGCGATGAAGATATGCTCCCTGCGGCTCTTGGACTGATTCGGGAGAATCCGTCTGCCCATGGTGTGATTCACTATATGGCGAGTCAGGATGGATTCACGATGATGGATATGGTGTCCTATGATTATCGGCATAATGAGGCGAACGGTGAGGATAATGAGGATGGAACCGGCTATAATTATTCCTGGAACTGTGGAGTGGAAGGTCCTACCAGGCGCAAAGCAGTGCGCCAACTGAGGATGCAGCAAATTCGGAATGCGTATCTTTTATTGCTGCTTTCCCAGGGGACTCCGATGATCTATGGAGGAGATGAGTTTGGAAATTCTCAGGAAGGCAACAACAATGCTTACTGTCAGGATAATCCTATAGGTTGGGTAGATTGGGGGGCTTGTAGGAAAAATTCCAGACTTTTGGAGTTCGTAAAGGAAGCCATTGCTTTTCGCAGAAGGCATCCAATACTGCACTGCGCAGAACCATTGCAGGGCAGTGATTATCGCTCTTATGGTTTTCCAGATATCTCCTATCACAGCCAGAGGGCGTGGTACTGTAAAATGGAGAGTACTAGCCGCAGTGTAGGCGTGTTGTACTGTGGGGATTATGCTCCTGGAGAAACTGTGAAATTTCTCTATGTCGCTTATAATTTTCACTGGGAATCTCAGGAATTTGCGCTTCCCAACATCCCAGAAGAGATACAGTGGTATCTGGCGGCAGACACCTCGGATACGGAATCTTGTGGATTTTTGCCAGAGGGAGAAGAGAAAAAACTGAAGGAGAGAAGGGTTTTTACTGTAAAACCGAGAAGAATTCTGATATTGATTGGAAAATAG
- a CDS encoding DUF5662 family protein: MHPWLHFKTITRHKLLVMKYCFRIGLYKQGLLHDLSKYSPTEFLVGCKYYQGNRSPNNAEREDRGVSLAWLHHKGRNKHHYEHWVDYSLDGEHVIMGAKMPKKYVAEMVVDRISASRNYLGDAYTDQEPLKYYLKSKEKLWFIHPETKRDLEAMLRILADHGEKKTLDYIRRVYLKRR; this comes from the coding sequence ATGCATCCATGGCTGCATTTTAAGACAATTACAAGGCATAAACTGCTGGTGATGAAATATTGTTTTCGGATAGGCTTGTACAAACAGGGGCTTTTGCATGATTTGTCCAAGTATTCTCCCACAGAATTTCTGGTGGGCTGTAAATATTATCAGGGGAACCGTAGTCCCAACAACGCGGAGAGGGAGGACCGAGGGGTTTCTCTGGCGTGGCTGCACCACAAAGGGAGAAATAAGCACCATTATGAACACTGGGTGGACTACTCTTTAGATGGAGAGCACGTAATCATGGGAGCAAAAATGCCGAAGAAATATGTGGCGGAGATGGTGGTGGACCGGATTAGTGCTTCAAGAAATTATCTGGGAGATGCCTATACAGATCAGGAGCCTTTGAAATACTATCTGAAAAGCAAAGAAAAACTGTGGTTTATCCATCCAGAGACGAAAAGAGATCTGGAAGCCATGCTGAGGATATTGGCAGACCACGGGGAAAAAAAGACTTTGGATTATATCAGGCGAGTATATCTAAAAAGAAGATGA
- the putP gene encoding sodium/proline symporter PutP — translation MNSTTVIILSAFVAYLLMMIVVGAVYMKRSNNTEEYFLGGRGLSGWVAALSAQASDMSGWLLMGLPGAVYAMGTGQAWIAVGLFLGTVFNWVCISSRLRRYTIVANNSLTIPAYFENRFRDKKRILLLVSSIVIVIFFLVYTASALAAGGKLFNSVFHVDYHIALAIGAIVILAYTFMGGFMAVCVTDFIQGTLMLIGLLTVPIVAYCVMHGNISEILNQSGVEGGAASFLNMMTNGERNFTPVEIFSQLAWGLGYCGMPHILTRFMAVRDEKELKKSRVIAITWVALSLTAAVTIGVLGRAYLYPTILGTEGAVSNENVFIEMITKIFTVDYALPFIGGIFLCGILAAIMSTADSQLLVTASSVAEDIYHNFIKKDAENSTIMKISRATVVVVAVLAFLIAWNPDSSIMGLVSNAWAGLGSAFGPIVLLSLFWRRTNLAGGIAGIVSGGVTVLVWDYLPLVHGETLGVATGVYSLAVGFLISVLMIVVFSLATKAPDQEILDEFDRVKAMKNQK, via the coding sequence TTGAACAGTACAACAGTCATAATTTTGTCCGCTTTCGTGGCTTATCTGCTTATGATGATTGTCGTAGGCGCGGTCTATATGAAGCGGTCTAATAATACGGAGGAGTATTTTTTGGGAGGGCGTGGACTCAGTGGATGGGTCGCAGCCTTGTCTGCTCAGGCTTCTGACATGAGCGGCTGGCTTTTGATGGGACTTCCGGGTGCGGTCTATGCGATGGGAACCGGTCAGGCATGGATTGCTGTGGGATTGTTTTTAGGTACCGTGTTTAACTGGGTCTGTATTTCGTCTAGACTACGCCGCTATACGATTGTGGCGAACAATTCACTGACAATACCAGCATACTTTGAAAATCGGTTTCGCGATAAAAAGAGAATTTTATTGCTGGTGTCGTCGATTGTGATTGTAATCTTTTTCTTGGTATACACGGCGTCTGCGCTGGCTGCTGGTGGCAAATTGTTTAATTCTGTATTTCATGTAGATTACCATATCGCGCTGGCGATTGGGGCAATTGTAATTTTAGCCTATACCTTTATGGGTGGTTTTATGGCAGTCTGTGTGACAGACTTTATACAGGGAACTTTGATGCTGATCGGGCTTCTGACAGTTCCGATCGTGGCCTATTGTGTGATGCATGGAAATATCTCTGAGATATTGAATCAAAGCGGAGTGGAAGGCGGAGCGGCGTCTTTCCTAAATATGATGACAAATGGTGAGAGAAACTTTACTCCCGTTGAGATTTTTTCCCAACTGGCCTGGGGATTGGGATACTGTGGTATGCCGCATATTCTGACTCGTTTTATGGCAGTGAGGGATGAAAAAGAGCTAAAAAAATCCAGAGTAATTGCAATTACCTGGGTGGCTCTGTCTTTGACCGCAGCAGTGACCATCGGTGTCTTGGGACGTGCGTATCTCTATCCCACGATCTTGGGAACAGAAGGGGCGGTTTCCAACGAAAACGTATTTATTGAGATGATCACGAAGATTTTTACGGTCGACTATGCACTTCCATTTATTGGCGGAATTTTCCTGTGTGGTATTTTGGCGGCAATTATGTCTACGGCGGATTCTCAGCTGTTGGTGACTGCATCTTCTGTGGCCGAGGATATCTACCACAATTTTATTAAAAAAGATGCCGAAAACAGTACGATTATGAAGATCAGCCGTGCCACGGTAGTGGTTGTAGCGGTTTTGGCTTTTTTGATTGCCTGGAATCCGGACAGCAGTATTATGGGATTAGTGTCCAATGCGTGGGCAGGGCTGGGTTCTGCTTTCGGTCCAATTGTCCTGCTGTCTCTATTTTGGAGAAGAACGAATTTGGCTGGAGGCATTGCGGGTATTGTTTCAGGTGGAGTTACAGTTCTGGTGTGGGATTATTTACCTCTGGTTCATGGTGAGACTTTGGGAGTTGCCACAGGGGTGTACTCACTGGCAGTAGGTTTCCTCATCAGTGTCTTAATGATTGTAGTGTTCAGTCTGGCGACGAAGGCACCCGATCAGGAAATTTTGGATGAGTTTGATAGAGTAAAGGCGATGAAAAATCAGAAATAG
- a CDS encoding winged helix-turn-helix transcriptional regulator, translating to MKCPNTFNCPVEATLDLIGGKYKALILWHLIDTTLRFNEIGKLIPQATPKMLTQQLRELENDSLIIRTVYPVVPPKVEYSLSDFGKSIIPILDAMCKWGENYLNGLDNKSDCNDKKK from the coding sequence ATGAAATGTCCCAATACCTTTAATTGTCCTGTGGAAGCAACACTTGATTTAATCGGTGGAAAATATAAAGCTCTTATTTTGTGGCATTTAATTGATACCACTTTGCGTTTTAATGAAATTGGAAAACTTATTCCACAGGCTACCCCAAAAATGCTCACTCAACAACTTCGAGAATTAGAAAATGATAGTTTAATTATCCGGACAGTTTATCCTGTTGTCCCCCCAAAAGTTGAATATTCTCTTAGTGATTTTGGAAAAAGTATTATACCTATACTAGACGCTATGTGCAAATGGGGAGAAAATTACCTGAATGGCCTTGATAACAAATCTGATTGTAATGATAAAAAGAAATAA
- a CDS encoding nitroreductase family protein: MDFLTLAKKRYSVRAYTKQKVEKEKLNAILEAAHVAPTGGNCQPQHLIVVQSENGLSKIGKAANIYGAPLAIIVCSDIEKTWTRPFDGKKLTDIDASIITDHMMMEATDLGLGSVWVCYFKPSVLKTEFNLPSNLEPINILAIGYADTSHETVLPSNRHNKMRLPLSATVSFEEL; this comes from the coding sequence ATGGATTTTTTGACTCTTGCAAAGAAAAGGTACAGTGTACGGGCTTACACAAAACAAAAAGTCGAGAAGGAAAAATTAAATGCAATTTTAGAGGCGGCTCATGTTGCACCAACAGGTGGAAATTGTCAGCCGCAGCACTTAATTGTAGTTCAAAGTGAGAATGGGCTCAGTAAAATTGGAAAGGCTGCTAACATTTATGGCGCACCATTGGCAATTATTGTTTGTAGTGATATTGAAAAAACTTGGACACGTCCATTTGACGGAAAAAAGCTGACGGATATTGATGCAAGTATTATTACGGATCACATGATGATGGAGGCTACGGATTTGGGTTTGGGAAGTGTTTGGGTGTGTTATTTTAAGCCAAGCGTATTGAAGACAGAATTTAATCTCCCGTCGAACCTTGAACCTATTAATATTCTTGCTATCGGCTATGCTGATACGAGTCACGAAACAGTTCTTCCTTCCAATCGCCATAATAAAATGAGGCTTCCGTTGTCTGCGACAGTATCATTTGAAGAACTTTAA
- a CDS encoding helix-turn-helix domain-containing protein, which yields MRKEIRTVVYDDDLRIEAYRFEGIVQPFPNHFHEYYVIGFVEEGERCLSCKNREYTINRGNVVLFNPGDSHSCIQSDDGTLDYRGFNISKKTMLNLAEEVTGKRELPGFSRNVIYDEEVTCYLCPLHEMVMNGSVEFEKEEDLLLLLSLLIQKYGQPFENCIPECRDEIEWACAYINQHFTEHIYLDQICRQVGLSKSTLLRAFTKSKGVTPYRYLENIRIGAARKLLEQGIAPIDAALQTGFSDQSHFTNYFNSFIGLAPGIYRDIFLEKQGLRGTSDGV from the coding sequence ATGAGAAAAGAGATTAGAACTGTGGTCTATGACGATGATTTGAGAATAGAAGCCTATCGTTTTGAGGGAATTGTGCAGCCGTTTCCAAATCATTTTCACGAATATTATGTGATTGGTTTTGTGGAAGAGGGAGAACGCTGTCTTTCCTGTAAAAATAGAGAATATACCATTAACCGGGGAAATGTTGTCTTGTTTAATCCTGGTGATAGCCATTCCTGTATCCAGAGTGACGACGGCACGCTGGACTATCGGGGATTTAATATCTCAAAAAAAACTATGTTGAACTTAGCCGAGGAAGTGACTGGGAAACGAGAGCTTCCTGGTTTTTCGAGGAATGTCATTTATGATGAAGAAGTAACCTGTTACTTGTGTCCGCTTCACGAAATGGTGATGAATGGTTCCGTGGAATTTGAAAAAGAAGAAGATTTGCTTTTGCTTTTGTCCTTGTTAATTCAAAAATATGGTCAGCCTTTTGAAAACTGTATTCCGGAGTGCCGGGATGAAATTGAATGGGCCTGTGCTTATATCAATCAACATTTTACAGAGCATATTTATTTAGATCAGATATGCCGCCAGGTAGGGCTGAGTAAATCCACATTGCTACGGGCATTTACCAAATCAAAGGGGGTTACCCCATATCGTTACCTTGAGAATATCCGCATTGGAGCCGCGAGAAAATTATTGGAACAGGGCATAGCACCGATTGACGCAGCATTACAGACAGGTTTTTCCGATCAAAGTCATTTTACAAACTATTTTAATAGCTTCATTGGTTTGGCCCCTGGCATTTATCGGGATATATTTTTAGAAAAACAGGGGTTGAGAGGAACTTCAGATGGAGTATAA
- a CDS encoding EamA family transporter, with protein sequence MEYKKTIGYLAVLLTILIWGIIFISTKVLLVDVQSVGILFFRFVMGFLVLLIVYPYCIKETTAK encoded by the coding sequence ATGGAGTATAAAAAGACAATCGGGTATTTGGCAGTTTTATTGACCATCCTGATTTGGGGAATCATCTTTATTTCAACAAAAGTTTTGTTGGTAGACGTTCAGTCTGTAGGAATTCTGTTTTTCCGCTTTGTCATGGGTTTTTTGGTTCTTTTGATTGTCTATCCTTACTGTATAAAAGAAACAACCGCAAAATAG
- the glf gene encoding UDP-galactopyranose mutase translates to MKKYDYLIVGAGLFGAVFAHEVRKVGKTCLVIDKREHIGGNIYTEEIEGIQVHRYGAHIFHTSNERVWKYVNQFAKFNHFVNSPVAVYKDELYNLPFNMNTFYQLWGVKTPAQAKAKIQEQISQMHIVHPHNLEEQALALVGKDIYEKLVDGYTRKQWGRECKELPAFIIKRLPVRYTFDNNYFKDPYQGIPIGGYTKIVKKLLEGVQVCLKTDFFKHREELVKQAEKVVFTGMIDQYYDYCFGELEYRSLRFEDEILEMENYQGNAVLNYTDYEIPYTRSIEHKHFEFGRQEKTVVTREYPDTWVRGKEPYYPVNDPKNNEIFAEYQKKALEEKNVLFGGRLGLYRYMDMDQVIEEALALAESETTYEN, encoded by the coding sequence ATGAAAAAATATGATTATCTGATTGTCGGCGCGGGGTTGTTCGGTGCGGTTTTTGCCCATGAAGTGAGAAAGGTAGGAAAAACTTGCCTGGTCATTGATAAGAGGGAACATATTGGGGGAAATATATATACAGAAGAGATAGAAGGTATTCAGGTACACAGATATGGGGCACATATTTTTCATACCTCCAATGAGAGAGTCTGGAAATATGTAAACCAGTTTGCAAAATTTAATCACTTTGTCAACTCACCGGTTGCAGTGTACAAAGATGAATTGTATAATTTGCCTTTTAATATGAACACCTTTTATCAGCTCTGGGGAGTGAAGACACCGGCTCAGGCCAAGGCCAAAATTCAAGAGCAGATTTCCCAGATGCACATTGTGCATCCCCATAATTTGGAGGAACAGGCACTGGCACTGGTGGGAAAAGACATCTATGAAAAGCTGGTGGATGGATATACTAGAAAGCAGTGGGGCAGAGAGTGCAAAGAGTTGCCCGCGTTTATCATAAAAAGGTTACCGGTGAGGTATACTTTTGACAACAACTATTTTAAAGACCCTTATCAGGGAATTCCCATTGGAGGATATACGAAGATCGTGAAAAAGTTGTTGGAGGGAGTGCAGGTATGCCTGAAGACAGACTTTTTTAAGCACAGAGAAGAGCTGGTGAAGCAAGCGGAGAAAGTTGTGTTTACCGGAATGATCGATCAATACTATGACTATTGCTTTGGAGAGCTGGAATACCGGTCCTTACGCTTTGAAGACGAAATATTGGAGATGGAGAATTATCAGGGAAATGCGGTTTTGAATTACACAGACTATGAAATTCCTTATACCAGAAGCATTGAGCATAAACACTTTGAGTTTGGAAGGCAGGAGAAGACGGTGGTCACAAGAGAATATCCCGATACCTGGGTGAGAGGAAAAGAGCCGTATTATCCAGTGAATGATCCTAAGAACAATGAGATTTTCGCGGAGTACCAAAAGAAAGCTCTAGAAGAGAAAAATGTGCTCTTTGGCGGAAGACTGGGCTTGTACCGCTATATGGATATGGACCAGGTGATTGAGGAGGCATTGGCGTTGGCTGAAAGTGAGACTACTTACGAGAACTAA
- a CDS encoding DUF6553 family protein yields MEEDRRELRDYYVESSPARRRQILNVAMETQSDPEADEIRLQIWKLRYAKARENGKSGRADGYLKLWMDLRYLAENPPGRFSVKKTQKRLERELEELGFFQFYDQSEQSRMLLFQECLHTARLYVKLCFSDRNYTSMILGMMPMKEGRVQDKVSKDLKKLYEDLPKVVEIPKPLELMLSAAKEAEKEVSKRSSEEE; encoded by the coding sequence ATGGAAGAGGACAGAAGAGAGCTTAGAGATTATTATGTCGAAAGCAGTCCGGCGAGAAGAAGGCAGATTTTAAACGTGGCGATGGAGACGCAGTCAGACCCGGAGGCGGACGAGATCAGGCTTCAGATCTGGAAATTGCGATATGCCAAAGCTAGAGAAAACGGAAAGAGCGGACGGGCAGACGGTTATTTGAAGCTGTGGATGGACCTGAGATATCTGGCAGAGAATCCACCTGGACGTTTTTCTGTAAAAAAAACGCAGAAGAGATTGGAAAGAGAGTTGGAAGAATTGGGATTTTTCCAGTTCTATGACCAGAGTGAGCAAAGCCGGATGCTTCTTTTTCAAGAATGTCTGCACACGGCACGTCTGTACGTGAAGCTTTGTTTTTCAGACAGAAATTACACTTCGATGATTCTGGGAATGATGCCGATGAAAGAGGGCAGAGTACAGGATAAGGTGTCAAAGGACTTAAAAAAATTGTATGAAGATCTGCCTAAGGTGGTGGAAATACCAAAACCTTTGGAACTGATGTTGAGCGCGGCTAAGGAGGCTGAAAAAGAAGTATCCAAGAGAAGCTCAGAGGAGGAATAG